A stretch of the Gossypium hirsutum isolate 1008001.06 chromosome D07, Gossypium_hirsutum_v2.1, whole genome shotgun sequence genome encodes the following:
- the LOC107904814 gene encoding SWI/SNF complex component SNF12 homolog → MSMNGNNPPKNLSSSPFGNAGMVPPPMPGNPAFSQAQLSAGFQAQYQLSQAQALAQAQSKAQAQAQAQAHAQLQAHLQAQGLSLNQAQNAGFGTLGSSSPSMSTPGSASAKRILQRPPMRPPGVPMMNTMSPLRTMELTAAARRKKQKLPEKQLQDGVAAILPESALYTQLLEFEARVDAALARKKVDIQEALKNPPCVQKTLRIYVFNTFANQIKTIPQKPNAEPPTWTLKIIGRILEDGVDPDQPGFVQRTNLLYPKFSSFFKRVTISLDQRLYPDNHIIIWEHARSPTPNEGFEVKRKGDKEFTVNIRLEMNYVPEKFKLSSALMEVLGIEVDTRPRIIAAIWHYVKARKLQSPNDPTSFNCDAQLHKVFGEEKVKFTMVPLKISQHLSPPPPIHLEHKVKLSGNSPVGNVCYDVLVDLPFPIQRELSALLSNAEKSKEIETCDEAICAAIRKIHEHRRRRAFFLGFSQSPVEFINALIESQSLDVKLVAGEASRSSEKERRSDFFNQPWVEDAVIRYLNRKPAAGSDAPGSI, encoded by the exons ATGTCTATGAATGGCAATAATCCCCCGAAGAACCTATCTTCGTCACCCTTTGGTAATGCGGGGATGGTGCCTCCTCCTATGCCTGGAAACCCTGCATTCTCACAAGCTCAACTCAGCGCTGGTTTTCAAGCTCAGTATCAGCTATCCCAAGCTCAGGCCCTTGCTCAGGCTCAGTCGAAAGCTCAAGCTCAAGCTCAAGCTCAAGCTCATGCCCAACTCCAAGCACACTTACAAGCCCAAGGTTTGTCCCTTAACCAGGCTCAGAATGCTGGCTTTGGGACATTAGGTTCGTCTTCACCCTCCATGTCTACTCCTGGCAGTGCAAGTGCAAAGAGGATCCTTCAAAGGCCCCCCATGCGCCCTCCTGGTGTTCCTATGATGAACACAATGTCACCTTTGAGAACAATGGAACTTACAGCCGCTGCACGTAGAAAGAAGCAGAAGCTTCCTGAGAAACAACTACAGGATGGAGTGGCAGCAATTCTTCCTGAATCTGCTTTGTATACCCAGCTTCTTGAGTTTGAGGCACGTGTTGATGCTGCATTAGCTAGGAAAAAAGTTGACATCCAGGAAGCACTTAAGAACCCACCTTGTGTTCAGAAAACTCTTCGAATATATGTTTTCAACACTTTTGCTAATCAGATTAAGACAATTCCGCAGAAGCCTAATGCAGAGCCTCCTACGTGGACCCTTAAGATTATTGGGAGAATCCTGGAAGATGGAGTAGATCCAGATCAACCTGGATTTGTTCAAAGAACAAATCTCTTATACCCGaagttttcatctttcttcaaGAGAGTGACAATTTCATTGGACCAAAGACTATATCCAGATAATCATATCATTATATGGGAGCATGCTCGATCACCGACACCTAATGAAGGTTTTGAGGTGAAGAGAAAAGGGGATAAGGAGTTCACTGTGAACATACGGTTGGAAATGAATTATGTACCTGAGAAATTTAAGCTTTCTTCTGCTTTAATGGAAGTCCTTGGTATTGAAGTTGATACGCGCCCCAGAATTATTGCTGCAATTTGGCATTATGTGAAGGCTAGAAAACTTCAGAGCCCAAATGATCCGACTTCCTTTAATTGTGACGCACAACTTCATAAAGTTTTTGGggaagaaaaagtaaaatttacCATGGTTCCACTGAAGATATCACAGCATTTGTCTCCACCACCACCCATACATTTGGAGCATAAGGTCAAGCTTTCGGGGAATAGTCCTGTTGGGAATGTATGCTATGATGTGTTAGTTGATTTGCCCTTTCCCATACAGAGGGAATTGTCAGCTCTTTTGTCAAATGCAGAGAAGAGCAAAGAGATCGAGACTTGTGATGAAGCAATATGTGCTGCCATAAGGAAAATTCATGAGCACCGTAGAAGGCGTGCCTTCTTTCTAGGTTTCAGTCAATCACCAGTGGAGTTTATTAATGCTTTAATTGAGTCTCAGAGCCTGGATGTGAAACTGGTAGCCGGGGAAGCTAGTCGAAGTTCTGAAAAAGAGCGACGATCAGATTTTTTTAACCAACCATG GGTTGAAGATGCTGTTATCCGTTATTTGAATCGCAAGCCAGCTGCTGGAAGTGATGCACCAGGAAGCATATGA
- the LOC107904815 gene encoding sulfite oxidase isoform X5: protein MLPKYNVTATLQCAGNRRTAMSITRKVKGVGWNVSAIGNAVWGGAKLADILELIGVPKLTSSTQSGGKHIEFVSIDKCEEENGGPYKASIPLSQATNPEADVLLAYEMNGEPLNRDHGYPLRVIVPGVIGARSVKWLDSINIIAEECQGFFMQKDYKMFPPSVDWGNISWNTRKPQMDFPVQSVICSLEDAQSIKPGKVRISGYAVSGGCRGIERVDVSIDGGKTWREATRFQKTGTPYIADGISNDKWAWVLFELTVDIPQSTEIIAKAVDSAANVQPEKVQDIWNLRGILNTSWHRVHVRIGHSNM, encoded by the exons ATGCTACCAAAATACAACGTCACTGCCACTTTACAG tGTGCAGGTAATAGGAGGACTGCCATGAGCATTACCAGAAAAGTGAAAGGAGTTGGCTGGAATGTTTCAGCTATTGGAAACG CTGTCTGGGGTGGTGCCAAATTGGCTGATATTCTTGAACTTATTGGGGTTCCGAAGTTGACAAGTAGCACTCAGAGTGGAGGAAAACACATTGAATTTGTGAGCATTGATAAGTGTGAG GAGGAAAACGGAGGTCCATACAAGGCATCGATTCCACTTAGTCAGGCCACAAACCCTGAAGCAGATGTTTTACTTGCTTATGAGATGAATGGAGAA CCTCTCAACAGGGATCATGGTTACCCGTTGAGAGTAATTGTACCAGGTGTTATAGGTGCTCGTTCCGTCAAGTGGCTGGATTCTATCAATATAATAGCAGAAGAATGCCAG GGATTTTTCATGCAAAAGGACTACAAGATGTTTCCACCATCGGTGGATTGGGGTAACATCAGTTGGAATACCAGGAAGCCACAAATGGATTTCCCAGTTCAG TCCGTGATTTGTTCTTTGGAAGATGCGCAGTCGATAAAACCAGGAAAG GTAAGAATTAGTGGATATGCAGTATCAGGAGGTTGCCGTGGAATTGAACGCGTAGATGTATCTATTGATGGCGGAAAAACATGGAGGGAAGCCACTAGGTTTCAGAAAACTGGTACCCCTTACATAGCAGATGGTATAAGCAATGACAAATGGGCATGGGTGCTTTTTGAGCTCACAGTTGATATCCCACAGAGCACTGAGATTATTGCCAAAGCG GTAGATTCAGCTGCAAACGTGCAACCTGAAAAGGTGCAAGATATTTGGAACCTAAGAGGGATTCTTAACACTTCATGGCACAGAGTTCATGTCCGCATTGGCCACTCAAACATGTAA
- the LOC107904815 gene encoding sulfite oxidase isoform X2, with translation MPGLSGPSDYSQEPSRHPCLHINAKEPFNAEPPRSALVSSYVTPVELFFKRNHGPIPLVDDIERYCVDINGLIETPKKLYFRDIRMLPKYNVTATLQCAGNRRTAMSITRKVKGVGWNVSAIGNAVWGGAKLADILELIGVPKLTSSTQSGGKHIEFVSIDKCEEENGGPYKASIPLSQATNPEADVLLAYEMNGEPLNRDHGYPLRVIVPGVIGARSVKWLDSINIIAEECQGFFMQKDYKMFPPSVDWGNISWNTRKPQMDFPVQSVICSLEDAQSIKPGKVRISGYAVSGGCRGIERVDVSIDGGKTWREATRFQKTGTPYIADGISNDKWAWVLFELTVDIPQSTEIIAKAVDSAANVQPEKVQDIWNLRGILNTSWHRVHVRIGHSNM, from the exons ATGCCTGGATTAAGTGGTCCTTCTGATTATTCACAAGAACCGTCCCGCCATCCTTGTCTTCATATCAACGCCAAG GAGCCTTTTAATGCTGAGCCACCGCGTTCGGCTTTAGTTTCCTCTTATGTGACTCCGGTGGAGTTGTTTTTCAAGAGAAATCATGGACCAATCCCTCTAGTTGATGACATAGAGAG ATATTGTGTCGATATAAACGGTTTAATTGAAACTCCGAAAAAGCTTTATTTCAGAGATATCAG GATGCTACCAAAATACAACGTCACTGCCACTTTACAG tGTGCAGGTAATAGGAGGACTGCCATGAGCATTACCAGAAAAGTGAAAGGAGTTGGCTGGAATGTTTCAGCTATTGGAAACG CTGTCTGGGGTGGTGCCAAATTGGCTGATATTCTTGAACTTATTGGGGTTCCGAAGTTGACAAGTAGCACTCAGAGTGGAGGAAAACACATTGAATTTGTGAGCATTGATAAGTGTGAG GAGGAAAACGGAGGTCCATACAAGGCATCGATTCCACTTAGTCAGGCCACAAACCCTGAAGCAGATGTTTTACTTGCTTATGAGATGAATGGAGAA CCTCTCAACAGGGATCATGGTTACCCGTTGAGAGTAATTGTACCAGGTGTTATAGGTGCTCGTTCCGTCAAGTGGCTGGATTCTATCAATATAATAGCAGAAGAATGCCAG GGATTTTTCATGCAAAAGGACTACAAGATGTTTCCACCATCGGTGGATTGGGGTAACATCAGTTGGAATACCAGGAAGCCACAAATGGATTTCCCAGTTCAG TCCGTGATTTGTTCTTTGGAAGATGCGCAGTCGATAAAACCAGGAAAG GTAAGAATTAGTGGATATGCAGTATCAGGAGGTTGCCGTGGAATTGAACGCGTAGATGTATCTATTGATGGCGGAAAAACATGGAGGGAAGCCACTAGGTTTCAGAAAACTGGTACCCCTTACATAGCAGATGGTATAAGCAATGACAAATGGGCATGGGTGCTTTTTGAGCTCACAGTTGATATCCCACAGAGCACTGAGATTATTGCCAAAGCG GTAGATTCAGCTGCAAACGTGCAACCTGAAAAGGTGCAAGATATTTGGAACCTAAGAGGGATTCTTAACACTTCATGGCACAGAGTTCATGTCCGCATTGGCCACTCAAACATGTAA
- the LOC107904815 gene encoding sulfite oxidase isoform X4: MPGLSGPSDYSQEPSRHPCLHINAKEPFNAEPPRSALVSSYVTPVELFFKRNHGPIPLVDDIERDIRMLPKYNVTATLQCAGNRRTAMSITRKVKGVGWNVSAIGNAVWGGAKLADILELIGVPKLTSSTQSGGKHIEFVSIDKCEEENGGPYKASIPLSQATNPEADVLLAYEMNGEPLNRDHGYPLRVIVPGVIGARSVKWLDSINIIAEECQGFFMQKDYKMFPPSVDWGNISWNTRKPQMDFPVQSVICSLEDAQSIKPGKVRISGYAVSGGCRGIERVDVSIDGGKTWREATRFQKTGTPYIADGISNDKWAWVLFELTVDIPQSTEIIAKAVDSAANVQPEKVQDIWNLRGILNTSWHRVHVRIGHSNM, encoded by the exons ATGCCTGGATTAAGTGGTCCTTCTGATTATTCACAAGAACCGTCCCGCCATCCTTGTCTTCATATCAACGCCAAG GAGCCTTTTAATGCTGAGCCACCGCGTTCGGCTTTAGTTTCCTCTTATGTGACTCCGGTGGAGTTGTTTTTCAAGAGAAATCATGGACCAATCCCTCTAGTTGATGACATAGAGAG AGATATCAG GATGCTACCAAAATACAACGTCACTGCCACTTTACAG tGTGCAGGTAATAGGAGGACTGCCATGAGCATTACCAGAAAAGTGAAAGGAGTTGGCTGGAATGTTTCAGCTATTGGAAACG CTGTCTGGGGTGGTGCCAAATTGGCTGATATTCTTGAACTTATTGGGGTTCCGAAGTTGACAAGTAGCACTCAGAGTGGAGGAAAACACATTGAATTTGTGAGCATTGATAAGTGTGAG GAGGAAAACGGAGGTCCATACAAGGCATCGATTCCACTTAGTCAGGCCACAAACCCTGAAGCAGATGTTTTACTTGCTTATGAGATGAATGGAGAA CCTCTCAACAGGGATCATGGTTACCCGTTGAGAGTAATTGTACCAGGTGTTATAGGTGCTCGTTCCGTCAAGTGGCTGGATTCTATCAATATAATAGCAGAAGAATGCCAG GGATTTTTCATGCAAAAGGACTACAAGATGTTTCCACCATCGGTGGATTGGGGTAACATCAGTTGGAATACCAGGAAGCCACAAATGGATTTCCCAGTTCAG TCCGTGATTTGTTCTTTGGAAGATGCGCAGTCGATAAAACCAGGAAAG GTAAGAATTAGTGGATATGCAGTATCAGGAGGTTGCCGTGGAATTGAACGCGTAGATGTATCTATTGATGGCGGAAAAACATGGAGGGAAGCCACTAGGTTTCAGAAAACTGGTACCCCTTACATAGCAGATGGTATAAGCAATGACAAATGGGCATGGGTGCTTTTTGAGCTCACAGTTGATATCCCACAGAGCACTGAGATTATTGCCAAAGCG GTAGATTCAGCTGCAAACGTGCAACCTGAAAAGGTGCAAGATATTTGGAACCTAAGAGGGATTCTTAACACTTCATGGCACAGAGTTCATGTCCGCATTGGCCACTCAAACATGTAA
- the LOC107904815 gene encoding sulfite oxidase isoform X6, producing the protein MSITRKVKGVGWNVSAIGNAVWGGAKLADILELIGVPKLTSSTQSGGKHIEFVSIDKCEEENGGPYKASIPLSQATNPEADVLLAYEMNGEPLNRDHGYPLRVIVPGVIGARSVKWLDSINIIAEECQGFFMQKDYKMFPPSVDWGNISWNTRKPQMDFPVQSVICSLEDAQSIKPGKVRISGYAVSGGCRGIERVDVSIDGGKTWREATRFQKTGTPYIADGISNDKWAWVLFELTVDIPQSTEIIAKAVDSAANVQPEKVQDIWNLRGILNTSWHRVHVRIGHSNM; encoded by the exons ATGAGCATTACCAGAAAAGTGAAAGGAGTTGGCTGGAATGTTTCAGCTATTGGAAACG CTGTCTGGGGTGGTGCCAAATTGGCTGATATTCTTGAACTTATTGGGGTTCCGAAGTTGACAAGTAGCACTCAGAGTGGAGGAAAACACATTGAATTTGTGAGCATTGATAAGTGTGAG GAGGAAAACGGAGGTCCATACAAGGCATCGATTCCACTTAGTCAGGCCACAAACCCTGAAGCAGATGTTTTACTTGCTTATGAGATGAATGGAGAA CCTCTCAACAGGGATCATGGTTACCCGTTGAGAGTAATTGTACCAGGTGTTATAGGTGCTCGTTCCGTCAAGTGGCTGGATTCTATCAATATAATAGCAGAAGAATGCCAG GGATTTTTCATGCAAAAGGACTACAAGATGTTTCCACCATCGGTGGATTGGGGTAACATCAGTTGGAATACCAGGAAGCCACAAATGGATTTCCCAGTTCAG TCCGTGATTTGTTCTTTGGAAGATGCGCAGTCGATAAAACCAGGAAAG GTAAGAATTAGTGGATATGCAGTATCAGGAGGTTGCCGTGGAATTGAACGCGTAGATGTATCTATTGATGGCGGAAAAACATGGAGGGAAGCCACTAGGTTTCAGAAAACTGGTACCCCTTACATAGCAGATGGTATAAGCAATGACAAATGGGCATGGGTGCTTTTTGAGCTCACAGTTGATATCCCACAGAGCACTGAGATTATTGCCAAAGCG GTAGATTCAGCTGCAAACGTGCAACCTGAAAAGGTGCAAGATATTTGGAACCTAAGAGGGATTCTTAACACTTCATGGCACAGAGTTCATGTCCGCATTGGCCACTCAAACATGTAA
- the LOC107904815 gene encoding sulfite oxidase isoform X3: MNRVLIVCEYVQSYVYNEPFNAEPPRSALVSSYVTPVELFFKRNHGPIPLVDDIERDIRMLPKYNVTATLQCAGNRRTAMSITRKVKGVGWNVSAIGNAVWGGAKLADILELIGVPKLTSSTQSGGKHIEFVSIDKCEEENGGPYKASIPLSQATNPEADVLLAYEMNGEPLNRDHGYPLRVIVPGVIGARSVKWLDSINIIAEECQGFFMQKDYKMFPPSVDWGNISWNTRKPQMDFPVQSVICSLEDAQSIKPGKVRISGYAVSGGCRGIERVDVSIDGGKTWREATRFQKTGTPYIADGISNDKWAWVLFELTVDIPQSTEIIAKAVDSAANVQPEKVQDIWNLRGILNTSWHRVHVRIGHSNM; this comes from the exons ATGAACagagttttaattgtttgtgaaTACGTCCAATCATATGTTTATAAT GAGCCTTTTAATGCTGAGCCACCGCGTTCGGCTTTAGTTTCCTCTTATGTGACTCCGGTGGAGTTGTTTTTCAAGAGAAATCATGGACCAATCCCTCTAGTTGATGACATAGAGAG AGATATCAG GATGCTACCAAAATACAACGTCACTGCCACTTTACAG tGTGCAGGTAATAGGAGGACTGCCATGAGCATTACCAGAAAAGTGAAAGGAGTTGGCTGGAATGTTTCAGCTATTGGAAACG CTGTCTGGGGTGGTGCCAAATTGGCTGATATTCTTGAACTTATTGGGGTTCCGAAGTTGACAAGTAGCACTCAGAGTGGAGGAAAACACATTGAATTTGTGAGCATTGATAAGTGTGAG GAGGAAAACGGAGGTCCATACAAGGCATCGATTCCACTTAGTCAGGCCACAAACCCTGAAGCAGATGTTTTACTTGCTTATGAGATGAATGGAGAA CCTCTCAACAGGGATCATGGTTACCCGTTGAGAGTAATTGTACCAGGTGTTATAGGTGCTCGTTCCGTCAAGTGGCTGGATTCTATCAATATAATAGCAGAAGAATGCCAG GGATTTTTCATGCAAAAGGACTACAAGATGTTTCCACCATCGGTGGATTGGGGTAACATCAGTTGGAATACCAGGAAGCCACAAATGGATTTCCCAGTTCAG TCCGTGATTTGTTCTTTGGAAGATGCGCAGTCGATAAAACCAGGAAAG GTAAGAATTAGTGGATATGCAGTATCAGGAGGTTGCCGTGGAATTGAACGCGTAGATGTATCTATTGATGGCGGAAAAACATGGAGGGAAGCCACTAGGTTTCAGAAAACTGGTACCCCTTACATAGCAGATGGTATAAGCAATGACAAATGGGCATGGGTGCTTTTTGAGCTCACAGTTGATATCCCACAGAGCACTGAGATTATTGCCAAAGCG GTAGATTCAGCTGCAAACGTGCAACCTGAAAAGGTGCAAGATATTTGGAACCTAAGAGGGATTCTTAACACTTCATGGCACAGAGTTCATGTCCGCATTGGCCACTCAAACATGTAA
- the LOC107904815 gene encoding sulfite oxidase isoform X1, giving the protein MNRVLIVCEYVQSYVYNEPFNAEPPRSALVSSYVTPVELFFKRNHGPIPLVDDIERYCVDINGLIETPKKLYFRDIRMLPKYNVTATLQCAGNRRTAMSITRKVKGVGWNVSAIGNAVWGGAKLADILELIGVPKLTSSTQSGGKHIEFVSIDKCEEENGGPYKASIPLSQATNPEADVLLAYEMNGEPLNRDHGYPLRVIVPGVIGARSVKWLDSINIIAEECQGFFMQKDYKMFPPSVDWGNISWNTRKPQMDFPVQSVICSLEDAQSIKPGKVRISGYAVSGGCRGIERVDVSIDGGKTWREATRFQKTGTPYIADGISNDKWAWVLFELTVDIPQSTEIIAKAVDSAANVQPEKVQDIWNLRGILNTSWHRVHVRIGHSNM; this is encoded by the exons ATGAACagagttttaattgtttgtgaaTACGTCCAATCATATGTTTATAAT GAGCCTTTTAATGCTGAGCCACCGCGTTCGGCTTTAGTTTCCTCTTATGTGACTCCGGTGGAGTTGTTTTTCAAGAGAAATCATGGACCAATCCCTCTAGTTGATGACATAGAGAG ATATTGTGTCGATATAAACGGTTTAATTGAAACTCCGAAAAAGCTTTATTTCAGAGATATCAG GATGCTACCAAAATACAACGTCACTGCCACTTTACAG tGTGCAGGTAATAGGAGGACTGCCATGAGCATTACCAGAAAAGTGAAAGGAGTTGGCTGGAATGTTTCAGCTATTGGAAACG CTGTCTGGGGTGGTGCCAAATTGGCTGATATTCTTGAACTTATTGGGGTTCCGAAGTTGACAAGTAGCACTCAGAGTGGAGGAAAACACATTGAATTTGTGAGCATTGATAAGTGTGAG GAGGAAAACGGAGGTCCATACAAGGCATCGATTCCACTTAGTCAGGCCACAAACCCTGAAGCAGATGTTTTACTTGCTTATGAGATGAATGGAGAA CCTCTCAACAGGGATCATGGTTACCCGTTGAGAGTAATTGTACCAGGTGTTATAGGTGCTCGTTCCGTCAAGTGGCTGGATTCTATCAATATAATAGCAGAAGAATGCCAG GGATTTTTCATGCAAAAGGACTACAAGATGTTTCCACCATCGGTGGATTGGGGTAACATCAGTTGGAATACCAGGAAGCCACAAATGGATTTCCCAGTTCAG TCCGTGATTTGTTCTTTGGAAGATGCGCAGTCGATAAAACCAGGAAAG GTAAGAATTAGTGGATATGCAGTATCAGGAGGTTGCCGTGGAATTGAACGCGTAGATGTATCTATTGATGGCGGAAAAACATGGAGGGAAGCCACTAGGTTTCAGAAAACTGGTACCCCTTACATAGCAGATGGTATAAGCAATGACAAATGGGCATGGGTGCTTTTTGAGCTCACAGTTGATATCCCACAGAGCACTGAGATTATTGCCAAAGCG GTAGATTCAGCTGCAAACGTGCAACCTGAAAAGGTGCAAGATATTTGGAACCTAAGAGGGATTCTTAACACTTCATGGCACAGAGTTCATGTCCGCATTGGCCACTCAAACATGTAA
- the LOC107904816 gene encoding uncharacterized protein, with translation MTSSSSISIQNMQHPLLLSIFFLFFFLGFASADYLQNSDFESPPKNLTGNSSVPFVLLNENNTIPGWTFQGTVQYVTAGRIMALPDNGHAIQLGQDAKINQTFQANGDYMEYILTFTLAPGGQNCSANANITVSGPDNQGIFSFKQNYGKQAWQSYGLYLGLSGQDETVNLLFESQSVESDDNSTCWPVIDSLLVKAVENLVQGKDNLLLNGGFEFGPDFLSNSTEGILLDSASSPVQSPLSQWAVVGTIKYIDSEHFFVPHGNAAVEIVSGVSAGIHTEVTLAKGSAYNLEFILGDANNACEGDFIVEVRAGSVAQNFTIRSNGTGSAEKSSIKFEVDPNATTPISFSSFTTSQTKDGIFCGPVVDDVVLLSLSSNSLRIVINPNILISLLLLIVILW, from the exons ATGACTTCCTCTTCTTCTATCTCAATCCAAAACATGCAGCACCCTCTATTGCTTTCcattttcttcctctttttcttcCTTGGATTTGCATCTGCAG ATTATCTTCAGAATTCCGACTTTGAGTCGCCACCAAAGAACTTGACCGGAAACAGCAGTGTCCCGTTTGTGTTGCTGAATGAAAACAACACGATCCCAGGATGGACATTCCAAGGGACAGTTCAGTATGTAACAGCTGGTCGAATCATGGCGTTGCCAGATAATGGACATGCCATACAATTGGGTCAAGATGCCAAAATCAACCAGACTTTCCAAGCCAACGGCGATTACATGGAATATATACTTACATTTACTTTAGCTCCAGGTGGTCAGAATTGTTCAGCCAATGCTAATATAACAGTGTCAGGACCAGACAACCAGGGGATCTTCTCTTTCAAGCAGAATTACGGGAAGCAAGCATGGCAGAGCTATGGCCTGTACCTAGGCCTTAGCGGTCAGGACGAAACTGTTAACCTCCTCTTTGAAAGCCAATCAGTTGAATCTGATGATAACTCCACATGTTGGCCGGTCATCGACTCATTACTTGTCAAAGCAGTAGAAAATCTGGTTCAAGGCAAAG ATAACCTGCTGCTGAATGGAGGATTCGAATTTGGCCCAGATTTCTTAAGCAACTCCACCGAAGGGATTCTACTTGATTCCGCATCAAGTCCAGTTCAATCGCCATTAAGTCAATGGGCTGTGGTTGGGACAATCAAATATATAGACTCCGAGCACTTTTTTGTGCCCCATGGCAATGCTGCAGTGGAGATTGTATCAGGTGTTTCAGCTGGCATACATACTGAAGTAACACTTGCAAAAGGTTCTGCATATAATCTGGAGTTCATACTAGGAGATGCTAACAATGCCTGTGAAGGAGATTTTATCGTAGAAGTTCGAGCCGGATCAGTAGCTCAGAATTTTACAATAAGAAGTAATGGGACAGGATCAGCAGAGAAATCTTCAATCAAGTTCGAGGTAGATCCAAATGCTACAACTCCAATAAGTTTTTCAAGCTTCACAACAAGTCAGACAAAAGACGGTATTTTTTGCGGTCCAGTGGTTGACGATGTAGTCTTGCTCTCGCTCTCTTCCAATAGCCTGAGAATCGTAATCAACCCCAACATTTTGATTTCTCTGTTATTGCTCATAGTGATTCTATGGTAA